The Prosthecobacter fusiformis sequence ATGCAGCAGAGGCCACAATAAGAACAAACCAATGATACCTATTCATTTGTTTGTACCACGGGGCGGTCGAATCAGGAGGAGAGGCAGGAAGGCTCATGGGCGCGCAGAGTGAAGCACACACGCCAGTGAGGCAAACAGGAAATTCTACCCTCACGGCAATCCACCGGGTTTTCAGTGCCTTTGCAGCGTGAGATCACAGGTTTCGATACTCACGGACATGTTTGTCCAAAAAAGCCAGGCCTCGCCTGATGAACTCATCCATCATTCCCAGCCGATCTTTAAAGGAAAATCCGGGCAGAGGCGGGATTTGGCCACAGGGCCTTCTGAGTCATGCAGGAAAAACTCCATGTTTCCCTGGTCATCGCACAGCCATACTTCTTGGGCTCCTTGGGCAAAGTAGAGCTGCATTTTGCCTTGAATTTCATACTTCCGATTCCCAGGGGAAACAACCTCCACACAGACTTCAGGAGCCACCGGAAGATATGAAGCGCGACGATATGGACGAAAACGTTCAAGGCTAATCCACGCAGCATCAGGCACTTTTACTCCATCTGTGGTCTGCACCGCCACCTCGCTTAACGCACGCCCATCCGGCATCAGTTTCCGCAGGAGAAAGGCGATCTCACTTTGATAATCACTGTGCCAATTGTTTGCAGGACTCATAACGATCTGATCAAACCGGTTCGTCTCGATCTTATAGGGCAAGTCTTGCAAAGACTTGTCAGCGCAGATGTCAGCCCAGGATCTCATAGTAAAAGTTAATCGTCCCGCAGCCCGCTGGCAAGCGGGCTTATTTCCCTAACACGCCCTTCAGCTCGGCGATGCACTTCTGGTTTTGCTCCATTGTGCCGACGGAGATGCGCACCCATTCAGGCAGCTTGTAGGAGGCCATGGCGCGCAGGATGATGCCCTTTTGCATCATGGCTTTGAAGACCGCATTGCCATCTCCCACCTTCACCAGCACAAAATTGGCGTAGCTGGGGATGTATTCCAGGCCCATGGCTTCAAACTGCGCCTGGAGATAGGCGCGGCCTTCATCGGTGATCGCCTTCGTTTTATCCTGGTGCTCCTGGTCGAGCAGTCCAGCCAGCGCACCTGCCTGGGCGATGGAATTGATATTGAATGGCTGCCGTGTGCGCTGCAGCACATCAATGAGTTCCTTATTGCCGATGCCGTAGCCTACGCGAGTACCGGCGAGTCCCTGGATTTTTGAGAACGTCCGCAGCACCACCACATTGCGACCTTCACGCACGTACTTCAGCGTATCTGGCGGGTTGTCCAAGAACTCATAGTACGCCTCATCAAAGACCACCACCACATGCGGGGGTACCTGGTCCATAAAACGGTCGATGGCCTCCTGGGTCACCAGTGTCCCGGTGGGATTATTTGGGTTGGCGATGAAGATCTTTTTTGTCTTTGGCGTCACTGCCGCAGCCATGGCATCCAGATCATGGACGTACCCAGGATCATCCACCTCGATGGTCTCTGCACCGAAGACCTTGGCCATCAGCTTATAGACCAAAAAGGCATGTTTGGCGGTGATGATGTTATCCCCTGGCTGCAAGAATGCGTGGCCGATGAATTCGATGATCTCATTGCTGCCACAGCCGATGATGATATTTCCCATTTCCAGGTCAAATTTCTTCGCCAGAGCTTCGCGCAGTCTGTAGGAAGCTCCGTCTGGATAAATATGTACGTCCTTCACTGCCTCCTGCATGGCTGTGATTGCTTTTGGCGAAGGCCCCAGAGGGTTCTCATTGGAGGCCATCTTGATGATGTCCTCCGGCTTCAGACCTAGCTCCCGTGCCACATCCTCGATGGGCTTCCCAGGTTCATAGGCGACGAGGTCTTTAAGCTGCGGGTTGGCGTAGTTCCAGATGGACATGGTAGGCGGAAAAGGGAGGCAGTTCTTCGCCCGAAATACGTCAGCTGGCAAGTCTTGGTCACAATGACGCGCCTTGACCTTTGCCCCACCCACCCTGACGCTGAGCGATGCGCAACCCTGACCGCACCCACACCATGGCCGTCTTCTGTGACTTTGAGAACCTGGCCATCGGCGTCCGGGACGCCAACTATGACAAGTTTGACATGGGCAAAGTCCTCGAGCGACTGCTCGTCAAGGGCAGCATCGTGGTCAAAAAGGCCTACTGTGACTGGGACAGGTATCGCGACTTCAAAAAAGCCATGCATGAGGCCGCCTTTGAGCTCATCGAAATTCCCCATGTGCGCATGTCCGGTAAAAACAGTGCGGATATCCGCATGGTCGTGGATGCTCTGGACCTTTGTTATACCAAGGCGCACGTAGACACCTTTGTCGTGGTCAGCGGTGATTCCGATTTCTCCCCGCTCGTCAGCAAACTGCGTGAAAACAATAAAACCGTCATTGGCGTCGGCGTTAAAAATTCCACCAGCGATCTGTTCATCGGCAACTGCGATGAGTTCATCTTTTACGATGACCTCGTCCGCGAGCAGCAGAAACGCCGGTCCGCCCGTCTTCCTCGTGCCCCTATTGCCGGAAATCCAGCGCCTGAGGCCAAAAATGAGCCCAAGGCCACCGGCAGAAATGGCTCGGCCAAATCCTCATCAACCGCCCCTGTCTCGGCCGAAGC is a genomic window containing:
- the hisC gene encoding histidinol-phosphate transaminase, with the translated sequence MSIWNYANPQLKDLVAYEPGKPIEDVARELGLKPEDIIKMASNENPLGPSPKAITAMQEAVKDVHIYPDGASYRLREALAKKFDLEMGNIIIGCGSNEIIEFIGHAFLQPGDNIITAKHAFLVYKLMAKVFGAETIEVDDPGYVHDLDAMAAAVTPKTKKIFIANPNNPTGTLVTQEAIDRFMDQVPPHVVVVFDEAYYEFLDNPPDTLKYVREGRNVVVLRTFSKIQGLAGTRVGYGIGNKELIDVLQRTRQPFNINSIAQAGALAGLLDQEHQDKTKAITDEGRAYLQAQFEAMGLEYIPSYANFVLVKVGDGNAVFKAMMQKGIILRAMASYKLPEWVRISVGTMEQNQKCIAELKGVLGK
- a CDS encoding NYN domain-containing protein, producing the protein MRNPDRTHTMAVFCDFENLAIGVRDANYDKFDMGKVLERLLVKGSIVVKKAYCDWDRYRDFKKAMHEAAFELIEIPHVRMSGKNSADIRMVVDALDLCYTKAHVDTFVVVSGDSDFSPLVSKLRENNKTVIGVGVKNSTSDLFIGNCDEFIFYDDLVREQQKRRSARLPRAPIAGNPAPEAKNEPKATGRNGSAKSSSTAPVSAEAPKPAPVNDPKPAGDPEKAIEMLMETVDALIGEQGGDQGVWGWKVKETIKRRAPQFSERFHGFRSFNALLEAAGKRGLLDLVFDERSGGYRLRPGAVIEAGEVALGEE
- a CDS encoding Uma2 family endonuclease, yielding MRSWADICADKSLQDLPYKIETNRFDQIVMSPANNWHSDYQSEIAFLLRKLMPDGRALSEVAVQTTDGVKVPDAAWISLERFRPYRRASYLPVAPEVCVEVVSPGNRKYEIQGKMQLYFAQGAQEVWLCDDQGNMEFFLHDSEGPVAKSRLCPDFPLKIGWE